The following are from one region of the Pelotomaculum isophthalicicum JI genome:
- a CDS encoding MTH1187 family thiamine-binding protein, whose protein sequence is MAVVEVSIVPVGTQSPSLSEYVAGCIAILESAEGVTYQLNPMGTVIEGDLNRVLEVIQRMHEHPFTRGVERVVTTVRIDDRRDKSLTMAGKVAAVKARLRQGQ, encoded by the coding sequence ATGGCCGTTGTGGAGGTAAGCATCGTGCCTGTAGGCACACAGTCGCCCAGCCTGAGTGAATATGTGGCTGGGTGTATCGCGATACTTGAAAGCGCCGAAGGGGTTACTTATCAACTTAACCCCATGGGTACTGTCATAGAAGGGGACTTGAACCGCGTTTTGGAGGTAATCCAAAGGATGCACGAGCACCCTTTTACAAGAGGTGTCGAAAGAGTGGTTACCACTGTTCGCATAGACGACCGGCGGGACAAGTCGTTGACTATGGCCGGTAAAGTAGCGGCGGTTAAGGCCAGGCTTAGACAGGGGCAATAA
- the holA gene encoding DNA polymerase III subunit delta yields the protein MKYFIELLNSLKRGVVAPVYLFYGEETYLREQAVSRFKDYLVKDGGSGLNYDLIDGEAVNPADIVARAETLPFFSDKRLVVVKNPLFLKTRQAGESISETEEEAKVPDKEKLLLNYLENPLTSTCLVFTTGGPVDKRKKIFRSIKKNGRAIDFTFLRKGELGRWLAQKAGAAGKKFDAEAGDAFLGSVGPSLQNLVMELDKLFCYTAGREVITLSDVRRVSAPGVEDNIFAIVDAIGGKRCGEALAGIKEMLAAKEPPLRLLSMISRQFRLLLQVSDLTGRGCSAREISGRLKIPPFVYQKIASQCHNFDQSLLIGVFESLSELETAVKAGRQEFYPAIETYLLKLCV from the coding sequence ATGAAATATTTTATTGAGCTGTTAAACAGCCTTAAACGGGGAGTAGTCGCTCCGGTTTATCTTTTTTACGGGGAAGAAACTTACTTGCGGGAGCAGGCTGTTTCACGTTTTAAGGATTATCTTGTCAAGGACGGCGGGTCTGGGCTGAACTATGACCTGATCGACGGTGAAGCGGTAAATCCGGCAGATATAGTGGCAAGAGCGGAGACTCTTCCATTTTTTTCTGATAAACGCCTGGTGGTGGTTAAGAATCCTCTTTTCTTAAAAACTAGACAGGCCGGTGAGTCAATTTCGGAAACTGAGGAGGAAGCGAAGGTTCCGGATAAAGAAAAACTGCTTTTGAATTACCTGGAGAACCCGCTAACTTCAACATGTCTTGTTTTTACTACCGGTGGGCCCGTGGATAAGCGTAAAAAAATATTTCGTTCAATTAAAAAAAACGGACGGGCAATAGATTTCACTTTTCTCAGAAAGGGGGAGCTGGGCCGTTGGCTGGCGCAAAAAGCCGGCGCGGCAGGCAAAAAATTCGATGCGGAGGCGGGAGACGCTTTCCTGGGATCCGTTGGCCCGTCATTGCAGAACTTGGTAATGGAACTGGATAAGTTGTTCTGTTACACAGCCGGACGCGAAGTGATTACTCTGTCAGATGTGCGCCGGGTATCCGCGCCCGGAGTAGAAGATAATATTTTTGCGATAGTCGACGCGATCGGCGGCAAGCGGTGCGGGGAAGCGCTGGCAGGTATTAAAGAAATGCTGGCGGCAAAAGAACCTCCCCTGCGCTTGCTTTCAATGATCTCCAGGCAGTTCCGCCTGCTGCTGCAAGTAAGTGATTTAACCGGGCGGGGCTGTTCGGCCCGGGAAATCTCCGGAAGGCTAAAAATACCTCCGTTTGTTTATCAAAAAATAGCCTCGCAATGTCACAATTTTGATCAAAGCCTGTTAATTGGAGTATTTGAATCACTGTCGGAGTTGGAAACAGCGGTAAAAGCCGGACGGCAGGAATTTTACCCGGCGATTGAGACGTATTTGTTGAAACTCTGCGTTTAG
- the rpsT gene encoding 30S ribosomal protein S20 translates to MPNIKSAAKRAEIIRLRTLRNTRIKSALRTTIRKFEGALGATNAEEAGIKLRNAVKAIDKAVTKGILHKNAASRKKSRLMKRFNKSMG, encoded by the coding sequence ATGCCGAACATTAAATCAGCAGCAAAACGGGCCGAAATTATCCGTTTAAGGACATTACGCAACACCCGGATCAAATCTGCGCTGCGGACTACCATCAGAAAGTTCGAAGGAGCCTTGGGCGCAACCAATGCTGAAGAAGCCGGTATAAAGCTTCGTAATGCCGTGAAAGCAATTGACAAAGCCGTAACAAAAGGCATTTTACATAAAAATGCAGCTTCACGCAAAAAATCACGTCTAATGAAGAGATTTAATAAGTCAATGGGTTAA
- a CDS encoding phage holin family protein, which produces MQWLGLIIRFVVSALVLIVVSWLSPGFVVRGGFVGALIAAVVIAVLGYIAEALLGERISPRNRGLVGFITAAVVIYLAQFIIPTLLSVNLVGALISAFIVGLIDAFVPTVIR; this is translated from the coding sequence ATGCAATGGCTCGGATTAATCATCAGGTTTGTTGTTTCAGCACTTGTTTTGATCGTTGTGAGTTGGCTCTCACCCGGCTTTGTGGTGAGGGGGGGATTCGTCGGGGCTTTAATCGCCGCGGTGGTAATTGCCGTGCTCGGCTACATTGCTGAAGCTCTCCTGGGTGAACGAATTTCACCAAGGAACAGAGGTCTCGTAGGCTTTATTACGGCGGCAGTGGTAATTTACCTAGCCCAATTTATTATTCCTACGCTTCTCAGTGTGAACCTGGTCGGCGCGTTGATTTCCGCATTTATCGTTGGACTTATTGATGCCTTTGTACCGACTGTCATACGCTAA